In Macadamia integrifolia cultivar HAES 741 chromosome 12, SCU_Mint_v3, whole genome shotgun sequence, the following are encoded in one genomic region:
- the LOC122057979 gene encoding scarecrow-like protein 9 has protein sequence MIMDPCLAELSTPGNGFRVDDQSGFYQNIGNGLKLEQPFVDRNFMDLPLLPPNADTFSVPAVPPPGVIHEDDCPEDCDFSDVVLKYINQILMEEDMEEKTCMFQESSALQAAEKSLYEVLGQKYPPSPDRHPLCYDHDAESLDDFFTSSSSNSNSSVISGSSNTLDSTLITDLGEYKPTRTNFTTADYTPRSTSYSPPLGFSNGVTSVVDGFVETPTSRIQFPD, from the coding sequence CAGAGTCGATGATCAGTCTGGTTTCTATCAAAACATCGGCAACGGGCTCAAACTTGAGCAGCCCTTTGTTGACCGCAATTTCATGGATCTTCCTCTGCTACCTCCCAACGCAGACACTTTTTCTGTTCCCGCTGTTCCACCTCCAGGCGTTATCCACGAGGATGACTGCCCTGAAGACTGCGATTTCTCCGACGTGGTTCTCAAGTATATAAACCAGATCCTTATGGAAGAAGACATGGAAGAGAAGACTTGCATGTTCCAAGAGTCCTCTGCCCTTCAAGCCGCCGAGAAATCCTTATATGAGGTTCTCGGTCAGAAGTATCCCCCTTCGCCTGACCGACACCCTCTCTGTTACGATCACGACGCCGAAAGCCTCGATGATTTTTTCACCAGCAGCTCAAGTAATTCTAACAGCAGTGTTATTTCTGGTAGCAGCAACACACTGGATTCGACTTTGATTACCGATCTGGGCGAGTACAAGCCCACCAGGACGAATTTTACCACTGCTGACTATACCCCTCGGTCCACTTCCTATTCTCcccccttgggtttttccaacGGTGTCACCAGCGTTGTAGATGGATTCGTGGAGACACCTACGAGTAGAATTCAGTTTCCTGAT
- the LOC122057897 gene encoding scarecrow-like protein 9 — MIMDPCLAELSTPGNGFRVDDQSGFYQDIGNGLKLEQPFVDRNFMDLPLLPPNADTFSVPAVPPPGVIHEDDCPEDCDFSDVVLKYINQILMEEDMEEKTCMFQESSALQAAEKSLYEVLGQKYPPSPDRHPLCYDHDAESLDDFFTSSSSNSNSSVISGSSNTLDSTLITDLGEYKPTRTNFTTADYTPRSTSYSPPLGFSNGVTSVVDGFVETPTSRIQFPDMFSDIESVTQFRKGVEEASKFLPNGNDLFLNLEKRGMLPRSRSEPKEELLRSQSKEELPRSISKEEHRLPVKEETKDEREYSPTGVSKGRKHLHGEEPDLEAGRSNKQSAVYTETTERTAMFDMVLLCHPGGKGETPLCDLREALQNGVSKNGQQSNGPSGGSKTRGKKQGGKKEVVDLRTLLIHCAQSVAADDRRSVNELLKQIRQHSTPYGDGNQRLAHYFAEGIEARLAGTGRQLYMGVSSLRTSAADILKAYHLFLAMCPFKKISNFFSNKTILMAAEKATRLHIVDFGILYGFQWPSLIEILSKREGGPPKLRITGIDLPQPGFRPSSRVEETGKRLANYAQTFNVPFEYNAIAQKWETIQLENIKIESDEVLVVNCLYRLRNILDETVVVESPRNAVLNLVRRMNPAVFVHGVLNGAYSAPFFVTRFREALFHFSSLFDMLETNVPRDLEERMLIERDLFAREAINVISCEGSERLERPETYKQWQVRNLRAGLKQLPLNAEIMKKARDRVKSFYHKDFVVDQDGNWILQGWKGRIIYALSTWKPAYDS, encoded by the coding sequence ATGATTATGGATCCGTGTCTTGCTGAGCTTTCTACTCCTGGGAACGGATTCAGAGTCGATGATCAGTCTGGTTTCTATCAAGACATCGGCAACGGGCTCAAACTTGAGCAGCCCTTTGTTGACCGCAATTTCATGGATCTTCCTCTGCTACCTCCCAACGCAGACACTTTTTCTGTTCCCGCTGTTCCACCTCCAGGCGTTATCCACGAGGATGACTGCCCTGAAGACTGCGATTTCTCCGACGTGGTTCTCAAGTATATAAACCAGATCCTTATGGAAGAAGACATGGAAGAGAAGACTTGCATGTTCCAAGAGTCCTCTGCCCTTCAAGCCGCCGAGAAATCCTTATATGAGGTTCTCGGTCAGAAGTATCCCCCTTCGCCTGACCGACACCCTCTCTGTTACGATCACGACGCCGAAAGCCTCGATGATTTTTTCACCAGCAGCTCAAGTAATTCTAACAGCAGTGTTATTTCTGGTAGCAGCAACACACTGGATTCGACTTTGATTACCGATCTGGGCGAGTACAAGCCCACCAGGACGAATTTTACCACTGCTGACTATACCCCTCGGTCCACTTCCTATTCTCcccccttgggtttttccaacGGTGTCACCAGCGTTGTAGATGGATTCGTGGAGACACCTACGAGTAGAATTCAGTTTCCTGATATGTTTAGCGATATCGAATCTGTTACGCAGTTCAGGAAAGGAGTAGAGGAAGCAAGTAAGTTCCTTCCAAATGGTAACGACTTGTTCCTAAATCTAGAGAAGCGTGGCATGTTACCTCGGAGTCGGAGCGAACCCAAGGAAGAGTTGCTCCGGAGCCAATCAAAGGAAGAGCTACCCCGGAGCATATCAAAGGAAGAGCATCGGCTTCCCGTCAAGGAGGAGACGAAGGATGAGAGAGAATATTCACCCACCGGGGTGTCCAAGGGAAGGAAGCATCTTCATGGGGAAGAACCAGATTTAGAAGCTGGGAGGAGTAATAAGCAGTCGGCGGTTTACACGGAGACGACCGAAAGGACGGCGATGTTTGATATGGTGTTGCTCTGTCATCCTGGAGGGAAAGGTGAGACCCCTCTGTGTGATCTCCGTGAAGCCTTGCAGAACGGAGTAAGCAAGAATGGGCAGCAGTCAAATGGACCTAGCGGTGGCAGCAAGACTCGTGGTAAGAAACAGGGGGGTAAGAAGGAAGTAGTGGACTTGAGGACCCTCTTGATCCATTGCGCTCAGTCCGTCGCAGCTGATGACCGTAGGAGTGTTAATGAACTATTGAAGCAGATCAGGCAGCACTCCACTCCTTACGGGGATGGGAATCAGAGATTGGCCCATTATTTTGCAGAAGGCATAGAGGCTCGCTTGGCCGGCACGGGTAGGCAGCTTTACATGGGTGTCTCCAGCCTGAGAACATCGGCAGCTGATATCCTCAAGGCTTACCATCTGTTTCTTGCTATGTGCCCATTCAAGAAGATTTCTAATTTCTTTTCCAACAAGACCATTTTGATGGCGGCAGAGAAAGCAACGAGGCTCCACATTGTAGATTTTGGCATCCTCTATGGTTTTCAGTGGCCCTCTCTCATAGAAATTCTTTCAAAGAGAGAAGGTGGACCTCCAAAGCTTCGGATAACTGGGATTGATCTTCCCCAGCCTGGTTTCAGGCCGTCGTCTAGAGTTGAGGAGACTGGGAAGCGATTGGCCAATTATGCTCAGACTTTCAATGTTCCATTCGAGTATAATGCCATTGCACAGAAATGGGAAACAATTCAGCTCGAGAATATCAAGATTGAGAGTGATGAGGTGCTAGTCGTGAACTGTTTGTACAGGTTAAGAAACATCCTCGATGAGACTGTCGTGGTGGAAAGTCCAAGGAATGCAGTTCTGAACCTGGTAAGGAGGATGAACCCGGCTGTTTTCGTGCATGGGGTTCTCAATGGAGCTTACAGTGCCCCTTTCTTTGTTACAAGATTTCGAGAGGCACTCTTCCACTTCTCTTCCCTGTTTGATATGCTTGAAACGAATGTGCCGCGTGATCTTGAAGAGAGGATGCTGATTGAGAGAGATCTTTTTGCTCGAGAGGCGATAAATGTCATATCCTGTGAGGGGTCAGAGAGGCTAGAGAGGCCTGAGACGTACAAGCAGTGGCAGGTCCGGAATCTGAGAGCTGGACTTAAGCAGCTTCCATTGAATGCAGAGATAATGAAGAAGGCGAGGGACAGGGTGAAATCTTTTTACCACAAAGATTTTGTGGTTGACCAAGACGGCAATTGGATTCTGCAGGGTTGGAAGGGACGAATTATTTATGCACTTTCCACTTGGAAACCTGCCTACGATTCCTGA